Proteins from a single region of Thunnus albacares chromosome 16, fThuAlb1.1, whole genome shotgun sequence:
- the vrtn gene encoding vertnin isoform X1 produces the protein MIQRNEVVLSVLGELQEATENSGLDALTRAALEVDQVLAPFQLPRTPCQDFPEWEGVDDIAHGLYPADAPGGLLPLNCKGEGNMLFDAVSMLLVGNTGLSLELQVRTVVEMVLWKRYYLSGMIDSKMMLQAVRFSLCAEESEDMLNLPVTVLEAIFDADVKASCFPGSYANMWHVYALSSVLQFNIYSIYPMFNLKIRPYFNRVIRPRAWAKDSETLTLHIMWSGELQSESLFRPNHFVALVQTSDLTIGSPDSEQRSSPTKSEELLNQDSQLSYPNLKDKYNITKRTFYRWKRQTQEHCKKSAARYEAKHFLQACYLEGKLVPLHQFKEFFPEISRSSYYNWKHELLKSGGNFSTSSSTGEISPGESTEQEAWSSPEAKQYEPDHHDSVASMFGLSLGKLDIERAQNVAHMQEAKRCLQNCIAVNTSFPFRIFKRNFPGISRSTYYNWRREAMLFNRGYKTSAGSSEDSSDADKSQSPKSLSPVLPNTNQPVMPRMRICRRKHRSFRLAYMSKKQLRDAAKLHVQKSKWSLTKFKLKFPSMSPCFYWLWRSSQNRNRKKMTVTQSVEINVPTNLVNTTTEPKITEMRMDSQNVLPFVESPKYLENSTMPSFDAPHSKHTLQSKTPIDEQMFAMDVVALANFKAKAKLFLQQRFEEKSFPTFKEFRSYFPFTPRSTYYMWKRALYHGVSLVHG, from the exons ATGATTCAGAGGAACGAGGTTGTGCTGTCCGTTCTGGGGGAGCTCCAGGAGGCCACAGAGAACTCTGGCCTGGATGCTCTGACCAGAGCGGCCCTGGAGGTGGACCAGGTCCTTGCTCCCTTCCAGCTCCCCAGGACCCCCTGTCAGGATTTCCCTGAGTGGGAAGGCGTCGATGACATAGCTCATGGCCTGTACCCAGCCGATGCTCCCGGAGGCCTCCTGCCACTGAACTGCAAGGGAGAGGGCAATATGCTGTTTGATGCAGTCAGCATGTTATTAGTGGGCAACACTGGACTTAGCTTGGAGCTACAG GTACGGACAGTAGTGGAAATGGTGCTGTGGAAAAGATACTACCTATCTGGGATGATTGATTCAAAAATGATGCTCCAGGCTGTTCGCTTCAGCCTCTGTGCCGAGGAGTCTGAGGACATGCTGAACTTGCCTGTAACCGTCTTGGAGGCCATATTTGATGCAGATGTGAAAGCGTCCTGCTTTCCAGGCTCCTACGCCAACATGTGGCATGTGTATGCCCTGTCGTCTGTCCTACAGTTTAACATCTACTCCATCTACCCCATGTTCAACCTCAAGATCAGACCCTATTTCAACCGAGTCATACGCCCAAGGGCCTGGGCGAAAGACTCTGAGACACTAACCCTCCATATCATGTGGTCTGGCGAGCTGCAATCTGAATCCTTGTTCAGGCCCAACCATTTTGTCGCACTTGTCCAGACAAGTGACCTCACTATTGGGAGCCCTGACAGCGAGCAGAGGTCCTCACCCACCAAGAGTGAGGAGCTGCTGAACCAGGACTCGCAGCTTTCGTACCCCAATCTGAAGGACAAGTACAACATCACCAAGAGGACCTTCTACCGCTGGAAGAGGCAGACGCAGGAGCACTGCAAAAAGTCAGCAGCCAGGTATGAGGCAAAGCATTTCCTGCAGGCATGCTACTTGGAAGGTAAGCTTGTCCCCCTGCACCAGTTTAAAGAGTTTTTCCCTGAAATCTCAAGGTCGTCCTACTACAACTGGAAGCACGAGCTCCTGAAATCTGGAGGGAACTTCTCTACCTCATCTTCGACTGGAGAGATAAGTCCTGGAGAGAGCACAGAGCAGGAAGCCTGGTCTTCGCCTGAAGCAAAGCAGTATGAGCCAGACCACCATGACAGCGTGGCCAGTATGTTTGGCCTCAGCCTTGGCAAGCTGGATATAGAACGGGCCCAGAATGTAGCTCATATGCAGGAAGCCAAGCGCTGTCTGCAAAATTGTATCGCCGTGAACACCTCCTTCCCATTTAGGATCTTCAAAAGAAATTTCCCGGGGATCTCCAGATCAACCTACTACAACTGGAGGAGAGAAGCAATGCTGTTCAACAGAGGTTATAAAACCAGTGCTGGTAGCAGTGAGGACAGCTCAGATGCTGACAAGAGCCAAAGTCCAAAAAGTCTCTCACCAGTCCTGCCGAACACCAACCAGCCTGTCATGCCCAGAATGAGGATCTGCAGGCGAAAACACAGAAGTTTCAGACTGGCATACATGAGTAAAAAACAGCTCAGAGATGCTGCAAAGCTGCATGTCCAGAAGTCAAAATGGTCCCTGACAAAGTTCAAGCTCAAGTTCCCATCTATGTCCCCCTGTTTCTACTGGCTGTGGCGGAGCAGTCAGAACCGCAACAGAAAGAAGATGACGGTCACCCAGAGTGTAGAGATCAACGTCCCTACAAACCTGGTTAACACCACTACAGAACCCAAGATAACAGAGATGCGGATGGATAGTCAGAATGTACTCCCATTTGTTGAGAGCCCTAAGTATCTAGAAAATTCCACCATGCCCTCCTTTGATGCCCCACATTCAAAGCACACCCTCCAAAGCAAGACGCCGATTGATGAGCAGATGTTTGCAATGGATGTTGTGGCTCTGGCCAACTTCAAGGCCAAGGCCAAGCTGTTCCTGCAGCAACGCTTCGAGGAGAAATCCTTCCCAACCTTTAAAGAATTCAGGTCTTACTTCCCTTTCACTCCACGCTCGACGTACTACATGTGGAAGCGAGCTTTGTATCATGGGGTGTCACTGGTTCATGGATAA
- the vrtn gene encoding vertnin isoform X2, with amino-acid sequence MIQRNEVVLSVLGELQEATENSGLDALTRAALEVDQVLAPFQLPRTPCQDFPEWEGVDDIAHGLYPADAPGGLLPLNCKGEGNMLFDAVSMLLVGNTGLSLELQVRTVVEMVLWKRYYLSGMIDSKMMLQAVRFSLCAEESEDMLNLPVTVLEAIFDADVKASCFPGSYANMWHVYALSSVLQFNIYSIYPMFNLKIRPYFNRVIRPRAWAKDSETLTLHIMWSGELQSESLFRPNHFVALVQTSDLTIGSPDSEQRSSPTKSEELLNQDSQLSYPNLKDKYNITKRTFYRWKRQTQEHCKKSAARSSYYNWKHELLKSGGNFSTSSSTGEISPGESTEQEAWSSPEAKQYEPDHHDSVASMFGLSLGKLDIERAQNVAHMQEAKRCLQNCIAVNTSFPFRIFKRNFPGISRSTYYNWRREAMLFNRGYKTSAGSSEDSSDADKSQSPKSLSPVLPNTNQPVMPRMRICRRKHRSFRLAYMSKKQLRDAAKLHVQKSKWSLTKFKLKFPSMSPCFYWLWRSSQNRNRKKMTVTQSVEINVPTNLVNTTTEPKITEMRMDSQNVLPFVESPKYLENSTMPSFDAPHSKHTLQSKTPIDEQMFAMDVVALANFKAKAKLFLQQRFEEKSFPTFKEFRSYFPFTPRSTYYMWKRALYHGVSLVHG; translated from the exons ATGATTCAGAGGAACGAGGTTGTGCTGTCCGTTCTGGGGGAGCTCCAGGAGGCCACAGAGAACTCTGGCCTGGATGCTCTGACCAGAGCGGCCCTGGAGGTGGACCAGGTCCTTGCTCCCTTCCAGCTCCCCAGGACCCCCTGTCAGGATTTCCCTGAGTGGGAAGGCGTCGATGACATAGCTCATGGCCTGTACCCAGCCGATGCTCCCGGAGGCCTCCTGCCACTGAACTGCAAGGGAGAGGGCAATATGCTGTTTGATGCAGTCAGCATGTTATTAGTGGGCAACACTGGACTTAGCTTGGAGCTACAG GTACGGACAGTAGTGGAAATGGTGCTGTGGAAAAGATACTACCTATCTGGGATGATTGATTCAAAAATGATGCTCCAGGCTGTTCGCTTCAGCCTCTGTGCCGAGGAGTCTGAGGACATGCTGAACTTGCCTGTAACCGTCTTGGAGGCCATATTTGATGCAGATGTGAAAGCGTCCTGCTTTCCAGGCTCCTACGCCAACATGTGGCATGTGTATGCCCTGTCGTCTGTCCTACAGTTTAACATCTACTCCATCTACCCCATGTTCAACCTCAAGATCAGACCCTATTTCAACCGAGTCATACGCCCAAGGGCCTGGGCGAAAGACTCTGAGACACTAACCCTCCATATCATGTGGTCTGGCGAGCTGCAATCTGAATCCTTGTTCAGGCCCAACCATTTTGTCGCACTTGTCCAGACAAGTGACCTCACTATTGGGAGCCCTGACAGCGAGCAGAGGTCCTCACCCACCAAGAGTGAGGAGCTGCTGAACCAGGACTCGCAGCTTTCGTACCCCAATCTGAAGGACAAGTACAACATCACCAAGAGGACCTTCTACCGCTGGAAGAGGCAGACGCAGGAGCACTGCAAAAAGTCAGCAGCCAG GTCGTCCTACTACAACTGGAAGCACGAGCTCCTGAAATCTGGAGGGAACTTCTCTACCTCATCTTCGACTGGAGAGATAAGTCCTGGAGAGAGCACAGAGCAGGAAGCCTGGTCTTCGCCTGAAGCAAAGCAGTATGAGCCAGACCACCATGACAGCGTGGCCAGTATGTTTGGCCTCAGCCTTGGCAAGCTGGATATAGAACGGGCCCAGAATGTAGCTCATATGCAGGAAGCCAAGCGCTGTCTGCAAAATTGTATCGCCGTGAACACCTCCTTCCCATTTAGGATCTTCAAAAGAAATTTCCCGGGGATCTCCAGATCAACCTACTACAACTGGAGGAGAGAAGCAATGCTGTTCAACAGAGGTTATAAAACCAGTGCTGGTAGCAGTGAGGACAGCTCAGATGCTGACAAGAGCCAAAGTCCAAAAAGTCTCTCACCAGTCCTGCCGAACACCAACCAGCCTGTCATGCCCAGAATGAGGATCTGCAGGCGAAAACACAGAAGTTTCAGACTGGCATACATGAGTAAAAAACAGCTCAGAGATGCTGCAAAGCTGCATGTCCAGAAGTCAAAATGGTCCCTGACAAAGTTCAAGCTCAAGTTCCCATCTATGTCCCCCTGTTTCTACTGGCTGTGGCGGAGCAGTCAGAACCGCAACAGAAAGAAGATGACGGTCACCCAGAGTGTAGAGATCAACGTCCCTACAAACCTGGTTAACACCACTACAGAACCCAAGATAACAGAGATGCGGATGGATAGTCAGAATGTACTCCCATTTGTTGAGAGCCCTAAGTATCTAGAAAATTCCACCATGCCCTCCTTTGATGCCCCACATTCAAAGCACACCCTCCAAAGCAAGACGCCGATTGATGAGCAGATGTTTGCAATGGATGTTGTGGCTCTGGCCAACTTCAAGGCCAAGGCCAAGCTGTTCCTGCAGCAACGCTTCGAGGAGAAATCCTTCCCAACCTTTAAAGAATTCAGGTCTTACTTCCCTTTCACTCCACGCTCGACGTACTACATGTGGAAGCGAGCTTTGTATCATGGGGTGTCACTGGTTCATGGATAA
- the LOC122965585 gene encoding uncharacterized protein LOC122965585 — translation MTGTVYIVMRMLLLSLITTAGVHGEDNLVFAGKDYNITYPCEGMVCFHLWQFSVTDDYIAIVSNGEIQIFELEYEDSQCTLKIEDLTAEDVGRHRCQQRPDVFSPHSTLSEAPVLNLMPGKTLSLQCVFLTDMDQGNCYTNLQQQVFLTWVDETGTKIQEDSQHQIKQQSSCDTTLTITLQSPENKKFRCQATVDEGIHTSVELRVRVPALKGKGRGFIKDVDSKPKGGNKDVVSVAVGVVGCVVLTVMVALFVVNRRRTNSQLQFSYPPSTNNVMNTDDVIYSDIIFPVGSNRVCVHEYDSTEYACIRYK, via the exons ATGACTGGAACCGTTTACATTGTGATGAGAATGCTGCTGCTTTCTTTGATCACAACAG CAGGTGTACATGGAGAAGATAACCTAGTATTTGCAGGAAAAGATTACAATATTACATATCCATGTGAAGGCATGGTCTGCTTTCATTTATGGCAATTCAGCGTAACAGATGATTACATCGCTATAGTCAGCAATGGAGAGATCCAGATATTTGAATTAGAATATGAAGACTCACAATGCACTCTGAAAATTGAAGATCTCACAGCGGAGGACGTTGGACGTCATCGCTGCCAACAAAGGCCAGATGTCTTTTCTCCTCACAGCA CCCTCTCAGAGGCCCCAGTTCTAAACCTAATGCCTGGCAAAACATTGTCACTTCAATGTGTTTTCCTCACCGACATGGATCAGGGAAACTGCTATACAAATCTACAACAACAGGTCTTCCTGACGTGGGTGGATGAAACTGGTACTAAGATACAAGAAGACTCCCAACATCAGATAAAACAGCAGTCTTCTTGTGATACAACTCTGACCATCACCCTTCAAAGTCCTGAAAACAAGAAGTTTAGGTGCCAGGCGACTGTGGATGAAGGAATCCACACTTCAGTGGAGTTGCGTGTCAGAGTCCCAG CTCTTAAAGGGAAGGGAAGAGGCTTTATCAAAGATGTGGATTCTAAACCTAAAG GTGGCAATAAGGATGTGGTCAGTGTGGCTGTGGGAGTGGTGGGATGTGTGGTGTTGACAGTGATGGTTGCACTGTTTGTTgtgaacagaagaagaacaa ACAGCCAGCTGCAGTTCTCTTACCCACCAAGTACCAACAAT GTTATGAACACGGATGACGTAATCTACTCTGACATCATCTTCCCTGTTGGCTCAAACAGAGTGTGTGTCCATGAGTATGACTCAACGGAATATGCCTGTATTCGGTACAAATAG
- the slc25a29 gene encoding mitochondrial basic amino acids transporter: MDFVAGCIGGAAGVLVGHPFDTVKVRLQVQSVDKPLYRGTFHCFQSIIRQESMFGLYKGIGSPMMGLTFINAIVFGVQGNTMRLLGHDTPMNQFLAGAAAGTIQCVICCPMELAKTRMQMQGTGEKKASRKMYKNSLDCLARIYNREGLRGVNRGMVTTLIRETPGFGVYFLAYDVLTRSLGCEPDDRYMIPKLLFAGGMAGIASWLSTYPVDVIKSRLQADGVGGVNQYSGIADCVRQSVRREGYMVFTRGLTSTLLRAFPVNAATFATVTLVLMYARGTEEGPQDCEPAPPSHHAQIQQQAQPSSL; the protein is encoded by the exons GTGCTGCTGGAGTCTTGGTCGGACACCCGTTTGACACAGTTAAG gtGAGACTGCAGGTCCAGAGTGTTGATAAGCCTCTGTACCGTGGGACCTTTCACTGCTTCCAGTCTATCATACGACAGGAGTCG ATGTTTGGTTTGTACAAAGGCATTGGATCCCCCATGATGGGCCTTACATTCATCAATGCTATAGTGTTTGGTGTCCAGGGGAACACAATGCGGCTGCTGGGACATGACACCCCCATGAACCAGTTTCTTGCTGGTGCGGCAGCAGGTACCATCCAGTGTGTCATCTGCTGCCCCATGGAACTGGCCAAAACCCGCATGCAAATGCAGGGTACAGGAGAGAAGAAGGCCTCCAGGAAGATGTACAAGAATTCCCTGGACTGCTTGGCACGCATCTACAACCGCGAGGGTTTGCGGGGCGTAAACAGAGGCATGGTCACCACGCTTATCCGCGAGACACCCGGCTTTGGAGTGTATTTCCTGGCCTATGATGTGCTGACGCGCAGCCTTGGCTGTGAGCCTGATGACCGTTACATGATCCCCAAACTGCTGTTTGCCGGGGGCATGGCTGGCATTGCCTCCTGGCTTTCCACCTATCCGGTGGATGTGATCAAATCGCGGCTGCAGGCAGATGGAGTTGGTGGAGTCAACCAGTACAGTGGCATCGCTGACTGTGTGCGTCAGAGTGTCAGGAGAGAGGGCTACATGGTGTTCACACGAGGCCTCACCTCCACGCTGCTACGGGCCTTCCCTGTGAACGCCGCTACCTTTGCTACCGTCACACTCGTCCTCATGTACGCGCGGGGTACGGAGGAAGGACCACAAGATTGTGAGCCGGCTCCGCCAAGCCACCATGCACAGATACAGCAGCAGGCCCAACCCTCCAGCCTGTAA